Proteins from one Natrinema salinisoli genomic window:
- a CDS encoding TrmB family transcriptional regulator sugar-binding domain-containing protein — translation MAATPAQLEELRPSIETAAANGALIQIAVYDAGDADVPDLDGVLEVRRCPIPGPFLAIVDRRYAFFAPNVHSDRSYGITIGDEILSFIMHWYFRTCLWAHNDRLSIDRDQSPTYVSIEGFVHDAASLLRDGAEMTLRVIGHRTETGERVDLHGTLVRATWGGRLEPPRDPTYTDLAGQVTLFLETDERVVSIGAWGALFEDVEAEIIRVEGIDLPNP, via the coding sequence CTGGCCGCCACGCCGGCCCAGCTCGAGGAGTTGCGGCCGTCGATCGAGACCGCCGCCGCGAACGGTGCGTTAATCCAGATCGCGGTCTACGACGCCGGCGACGCCGACGTTCCCGACCTCGATGGCGTCCTCGAGGTTCGACGGTGTCCGATTCCGGGCCCTTTCCTCGCGATCGTCGACCGGCGGTACGCGTTCTTCGCTCCGAACGTCCACAGCGACCGCTCTTACGGGATCACGATCGGCGACGAGATCCTCTCGTTTATCATGCACTGGTACTTCCGGACGTGTCTGTGGGCGCACAACGACCGGCTCTCGATCGATCGCGATCAGTCTCCGACCTACGTGAGCATCGAGGGGTTCGTCCACGATGCCGCCTCGCTGCTCCGCGACGGTGCGGAGATGACACTCCGAGTGATCGGCCACCGAACCGAGACCGGAGAGCGAGTCGACCTCCACGGAACCCTCGTCCGGGCGACGTGGGGCGGCCGACTCGAACCGCCGCGTGACCCCACGTACACGGACCTCGCTGGACAGGTCACGCTCTTCCTCGAGACGGACGAGAGGGTCGTCTCGATCGGCGCGTGGGGCGCCCTGTTCGAGGACGTCGAGGCCGAGATCATCCGGGTGGAGGGAATCGATCTCCCGAACCCGTAA
- a CDS encoding ABC transporter ATP-binding protein, producing the protein MSGEPLVSLDDVEVHFEESQGLLDFGEPEVVRAVDGVSLDIEENDVVALVGESGCGKTTLGKTTIGLQRPTGGSVRYRGQDVWDAKDGRGDVEIPHDEIRRSLQIIHQDPGGALNPNRRVRKILEAPLKRWQSDMSAGDRRREVLSMLERVGMTPPADYAGRYPHQLSGGEQQRVALVRALLMDPDLILADEAISALDVSLRVEMMDLLLELQAQFDTSFVFVSHDLSNARYLASHAGGRIGVMYLGELVEIGPAEQIINDPKHPYTKVLRWATPDLHAGSDAPEPPVRTIDIPDPTDPPSGCRFHTRCPEAREACRRSGPEPVDAAADHEVACFRELDDHEYWSSPPLADEDGPNDAASPSPPSPAE; encoded by the coding sequence ATGAGCGGGGAGCCGCTCGTCTCGCTGGACGACGTCGAGGTGCACTTCGAGGAGAGCCAGGGACTGCTCGACTTCGGCGAGCCGGAGGTCGTCAGAGCCGTCGACGGCGTCTCGCTGGATATCGAGGAGAACGACGTCGTCGCCCTCGTCGGGGAGTCCGGTTGTGGGAAGACGACCCTCGGGAAGACGACCATCGGGCTCCAGCGACCGACCGGGGGGAGCGTCCGGTACCGCGGGCAGGACGTCTGGGACGCGAAGGACGGCCGCGGCGACGTCGAGATCCCTCACGACGAGATCCGCCGGTCGCTCCAGATCATCCATCAGGACCCCGGCGGCGCGCTCAACCCCAATCGGCGGGTGCGGAAGATCCTCGAGGCCCCGCTCAAGCGCTGGCAGTCCGACATGAGCGCCGGCGACCGCCGCCGCGAGGTGCTCTCGATGCTCGAGCGGGTCGGCATGACGCCGCCGGCCGACTACGCGGGGCGGTATCCCCACCAGCTCTCGGGCGGAGAGCAACAGCGCGTTGCACTCGTCCGCGCCCTGTTGATGGATCCCGACCTGATCCTGGCGGACGAGGCGATCTCGGCGCTGGACGTCTCCCTGCGCGTCGAGATGATGGATCTGCTACTCGAGTTACAGGCGCAGTTCGACACGTCGTTCGTGTTCGTCTCCCACGATCTCTCGAACGCGCGCTACCTGGCGTCCCACGCCGGGGGGCGGATCGGCGTGATGTATCTCGGGGAACTGGTCGAAATCGGCCCCGCAGAGCAGATCATCAACGACCCGAAACATCCCTACACGAAGGTGCTTCGGTGGGCGACGCCGGATCTCCACGCCGGCTCCGACGCGCCGGAGCCGCCGGTCCGCACGATCGACATTCCGGATCCGACGGACCCGCCGAGCGGCTGTCGGTTTCACACCCGCTGTCCCGAGGCGCGCGAGGCGTGCCGGCGGAGCGGCCCGGAGCCCGTCGATGCGGCGGCGGACCACGAGGTGGCGTGTTTCCGCGAGCTCGACGACCACGAGTACTGGTCGTCGCCGCCGCTGGCCGACGAGGACGGCCCGAACGACGCCGCGTCTCCGTCACCGCCGTCACCCGCCGAGTAA
- a CDS encoding ABC transporter ATP-binding protein, translated as MTDQDTRSTQTATHSTESTGSTDGTADHVLEIRDAEVYFEMDRGVSRVMDNVDLDVHRGEIIGVVGESGSGKSMLASSMLDAVVDPGVLSGEITYYPEDGEPVDVLGLSDRQLKQLRWEEISMVFQGAMSSFNPTMGVREHFVETLEAHDYDVAAGMERARELLSDLYLEPERVLDAYPHELSGGMQQRALIALSLVLEPEVLVMDEPTAALDLLMQRSILSLLEDLQEKYDLTMVFITHDLPLVAELADRIAVMYAFELIEVGPTDEILRHAAHPYTRALLNATPNLDAPLEEMQSIEGAAPDPVDVPDGCTYHPRCPLADETCVADDPTFREVRPDHEAACFHWEDAAEAVPFTSVDVDADPQASITEEHR; from the coding sequence ATGACCGACCAAGACACACGATCCACGCAGACGGCAACGCACAGTACAGAGAGCACGGGTAGTACGGACGGCACGGCCGACCACGTCCTCGAGATCCGGGACGCCGAGGTCTACTTCGAGATGGACCGCGGGGTTTCCCGCGTCATGGACAACGTCGACCTCGACGTCCACCGCGGCGAGATCATCGGGGTCGTCGGGGAGAGCGGCAGCGGCAAATCGATGCTCGCCTCCTCGATGCTGGACGCGGTGGTCGACCCCGGCGTTCTGTCGGGGGAGATCACATACTATCCCGAGGACGGCGAGCCCGTCGACGTGCTCGGGCTCAGCGATCGGCAGCTGAAACAGCTTCGCTGGGAGGAGATCTCCATGGTGTTCCAGGGCGCGATGAGCTCGTTCAACCCGACGATGGGCGTTCGCGAACACTTCGTCGAGACCCTCGAGGCCCACGACTACGACGTCGCGGCGGGGATGGAACGCGCTCGCGAACTGCTCTCGGACCTCTACCTCGAGCCCGAGCGGGTGCTCGACGCCTACCCGCACGAACTCAGCGGCGGCATGCAACAGCGGGCGTTGATCGCGCTGTCGCTGGTGCTCGAGCCGGAGGTGCTCGTGATGGACGAGCCGACGGCGGCGCTGGACCTGCTGATGCAGCGGTCGATCCTCTCCCTGCTCGAGGACCTCCAGGAGAAGTACGATCTGACGATGGTGTTCATCACGCACGATCTGCCGCTGGTCGCCGAACTGGCCGACCGCATCGCCGTAATGTACGCCTTCGAGCTGATCGAGGTCGGCCCGACGGACGAGATTCTCCGGCACGCGGCGCACCCCTACACGCGGGCGCTGTTGAACGCGACGCCGAACCTCGACGCACCGCTCGAGGAGATGCAATCGATCGAGGGGGCGGCCCCGGACCCGGTTGACGTTCCCGACGGCTGTACGTACCACCCGCGGTGTCCGCTTGCCGACGAGACGTGCGTCGCCGACGATCCGACGTTCAGGGAAGTTCGCCCTGACCACGAGGCCGCGTGTTTCCACTGGGAAGACGCGGCCGAAGCGGTTCCGTTCACCAGCGTAGACGTCGACGCGGATCCGCAGGCGTCGATCACGGAGGAGCACCGATGA
- a CDS encoding ABC transporter permease, with protein sequence MKRTEDDRAGDDDPRTDGGTGDMFGDSEITAVTRRQRARETFDESVVAPFKVAWDDWRTKVALLILGGFVATALLVWLHQAGYTLLNDVLRVLGSPWELEVPRSPVGITDERRSVRPFENWQYPLGTFDNGVDILSALLWATPGMLQMVLAGGVFSTAMATVVGTVSGYKGGTVESVLNTIVDIAMSIPGLPLVVVLVAIIQPSSPYVIGVLITINIWAGLARTIHSQVLSLREKSYVEASRTMGISTPQIIRKDILPNLMPYITVNFVYAARRVVYDSIALYYLGLLGGGMAENWGVMLDWAYNLYNALTVSGKAYMLLAPMVPIVALSMALILLSQGTDRLFNPRVRTRHAGETVQEDDTDCEVNPPA encoded by the coding sequence GTGAAGCGTACTGAAGACGACCGCGCGGGTGACGACGATCCCCGAACCGACGGCGGGACCGGTGACATGTTCGGCGATTCGGAGATCACGGCCGTCACCCGGCGGCAGCGAGCTCGAGAGACGTTCGACGAGTCGGTGGTCGCTCCGTTCAAAGTGGCGTGGGACGACTGGCGGACGAAAGTCGCGCTGCTGATCCTCGGTGGCTTCGTCGCGACGGCCCTCCTCGTCTGGCTCCACCAGGCCGGTTACACTCTGCTGAACGACGTGCTTCGGGTTCTCGGCTCGCCCTGGGAACTCGAGGTCCCGCGGAGTCCGGTCGGGATCACCGATGAGCGACGCAGCGTGCGTCCGTTCGAGAACTGGCAGTACCCGCTGGGCACGTTCGACAACGGCGTCGACATCCTCTCGGCCCTCCTCTGGGCGACGCCCGGTATGTTGCAGATGGTCCTCGCTGGCGGCGTCTTCTCGACGGCGATGGCAACCGTGGTTGGAACGGTCTCCGGCTACAAGGGCGGCACCGTCGAGTCCGTTCTGAACACGATCGTCGACATCGCGATGTCGATCCCCGGCCTGCCGCTGGTCGTCGTGCTCGTCGCGATCATCCAGCCGTCGTCGCCGTACGTGATCGGGGTGCTCATCACGATCAACATCTGGGCGGGTCTGGCCCGGACGATCCACTCGCAGGTGCTCTCCTTGCGCGAGAAGTCCTACGTCGAGGCCTCGCGCACGATGGGTATCTCGACCCCGCAGATCATCCGAAAGGACATCCTGCCGAACCTGATGCCGTACATCACGGTCAACTTCGTCTACGCGGCCCGACGGGTCGTCTACGACAGCATCGCGCTGTACTACCTTGGGCTGCTCGGCGGCGGGATGGCCGAGAACTGGGGCGTGATGCTCGACTGGGCGTACAACCTCTACAACGCTCTGACCGTCTCGGGCAAGGCGTACATGCTCCTCGCCCCGATGGTCCCGATCGTCGCGCTCTCGATGGCGCTGATCCTCCTCTCGCAGGGCACGGACAGGCTGTTCAACCCCCGCGTTCGAACCCGACACGCGGGCGAGACGGTCCAGGAAGACGACACCGACTGCGAGGTCAACCCACCCGCCTGA
- a CDS encoding acyl-CoA synthetase, producing MTAGTRLDAYHFYEDEWDSYEQLRESFEWEVPDRFNMATYVCDRWAGDKSRVALFAEDQDGNTETYTFWQLRNITNQLANHLREQGVEAGDRIGVNTPQRPAAVIAHVACWKLGAMSVPLSTLFGPDAVGYRLADCDAIAAVVDESNVETLREARTDLPDLETVLTVGDVDRRDDETDLWDAIEDYSREFEPVETDPEDDAVLIYTSGTTGDPKGVRHAHRMLLGHLPLFITTFGNVDLQAGDVFWTPAEWAWIASLFDVVVPALFYGKPVVAYNGGQFDPETAFDLLERYGITNFFAPPTALRMMMQVEETDGYDVGSLRAIASGGESLGETIADWAGETFDGAVVHEGYGQTEANLLVGECTALAESREGSMGLAGPGHDIEIVDPDTAEATVEPGEIGEIAVRYENDPVCFKEYWNKPAKTERKVRNGWLLTEDLGTMDADGYVSFKSRKDDVIISAGYRIGPEEVEDSIAGHDAVADAAVIGVPDDERGEVPKAFVVLSSGRNPSDDLRTAIREHVRERLAKYEYPREIEFVDELPKTATGKVRRASLEES from the coding sequence ATGACGGCCGGAACGCGATTAGACGCCTATCATTTCTACGAAGACGAGTGGGACAGCTACGAGCAGCTTCGGGAGTCTTTCGAGTGGGAGGTGCCCGACCGGTTCAATATGGCGACGTACGTCTGCGATCGGTGGGCGGGGGACAAGAGTCGCGTCGCCCTGTTCGCCGAGGATCAGGACGGGAACACGGAGACGTACACGTTCTGGCAGCTCCGAAATATCACGAATCAGCTCGCCAATCACCTGCGCGAACAGGGCGTCGAAGCCGGAGACCGCATCGGGGTCAACACCCCACAGCGGCCCGCGGCCGTGATCGCCCACGTGGCTTGCTGGAAACTCGGCGCGATGTCCGTCCCGCTGTCGACCCTGTTCGGCCCCGACGCGGTCGGGTATCGCCTGGCCGACTGCGACGCGATCGCAGCCGTCGTCGACGAATCCAACGTGGAGACCCTCCGGGAAGCCCGTACGGATCTCCCCGACCTCGAGACCGTCCTGACCGTCGGCGACGTCGATCGACGAGACGACGAAACGGACCTCTGGGACGCCATCGAGGACTACTCTCGCGAGTTCGAGCCCGTCGAGACCGATCCCGAGGACGACGCGGTCCTCATCTACACCTCCGGCACGACCGGCGATCCGAAGGGCGTTCGCCACGCACACCGGATGCTACTGGGACACCTGCCGCTGTTCATCACCACGTTCGGAAACGTGGACCTGCAGGCGGGCGACGTCTTCTGGACGCCGGCCGAGTGGGCCTGGATCGCCTCGCTGTTCGACGTCGTCGTTCCGGCGCTGTTCTACGGGAAGCCGGTCGTCGCGTACAACGGCGGTCAGTTCGACCCGGAGACGGCCTTCGATCTCCTCGAGCGCTACGGGATCACGAACTTCTTCGCGCCACCGACGGCCCTGCGGATGATGATGCAGGTCGAGGAGACGGACGGCTACGACGTGGGCTCGCTCCGGGCGATCGCGAGCGGCGGCGAGTCGCTCGGCGAGACGATCGCCGACTGGGCGGGGGAGACGTTCGACGGTGCGGTCGTCCACGAGGGGTACGGCCAGACGGAGGCCAACCTGCTCGTCGGCGAGTGTACCGCCCTCGCGGAGTCCCGCGAGGGATCGATGGGGCTGGCCGGTCCGGGACACGATATCGAGATCGTCGATCCCGATACGGCCGAAGCTACAGTCGAACCCGGCGAAATTGGGGAAATCGCTGTTCGGTACGAGAACGACCCCGTCTGCTTCAAAGAGTACTGGAACAAGCCCGCGAAAACCGAGCGGAAGGTTCGCAACGGCTGGCTCCTGACCGAAGACCTCGGAACGATGGACGCCGACGGCTACGTCTCGTTCAAGAGCCGGAAGGACGACGTCATCATCTCCGCAGGGTACCGGATCGGCCCCGAGGAAGTCGAAGATAGCATCGCCGGCCACGACGCGGTCGCCGACGCCGCCGTCATCGGCGTCCCCGACGACGAGCGCGGCGAGGTTCCGAAGGCCTTCGTCGTCCTTTCCTCGGGCCGGAACCCGAGCGACGACCTCCGAACGGCGATCAGAGAGCACGTGCGGGAACGACTCGCCAAGTACGAGTACCCCCGCGAGATCGAGTTCGTCGACGAACTCCCCAAAACCGCGACCGGGAAGGTTCGCCGCGCGTCGCTCGAGGAGTCGTAG
- a CDS encoding ABC transporter permease, translated as MNWYLKRTGQALFTLWAVVTIAFVLAWNVPGSLVDHMVDRIVQNSNIDPEIVRESIESRLMFDPEASLLEGYLTYMSALLEGNLGYSFVAGQDVSTTLAEAVPWTLLVMSLATLGMFAISLALGAIMAYREGSWFDIANTFVGIVTTSVPYFVAAFLLILWVGYSDAPILELFPPRGRQPPRIDPGFTVAFVWGALRHAVLPALSYIITGYGLLALSMRGNSIQTLGEDYVRVAELRGLSSRRIALRYVGRNAVLPLYTSLLLSIGFMLGSSVVLEQIFQYHGVGYWMYEAIDATDVPLMMGTFIVITVCVVIATFVADMTYSMLDPRIKSGDQGEAY; from the coding sequence ATGAACTGGTATCTCAAGCGGACCGGACAAGCACTGTTCACGCTCTGGGCGGTGGTGACCATCGCGTTCGTCCTGGCGTGGAACGTTCCAGGATCCCTGGTCGATCACATGGTCGATCGGATCGTCCAGAACAGCAACATCGACCCGGAAATCGTTCGGGAATCGATCGAGAGTCGGCTCATGTTCGACCCGGAGGCGTCGCTGCTCGAGGGCTATCTCACGTACATGTCGGCGTTGCTCGAGGGCAACCTCGGGTATTCGTTCGTGGCCGGCCAGGACGTCAGTACGACGCTCGCCGAGGCCGTTCCGTGGACGCTGCTCGTGATGTCGCTGGCGACCCTCGGGATGTTCGCCATCTCCCTGGCGCTCGGCGCGATCATGGCCTACCGGGAAGGGTCGTGGTTCGATATCGCGAACACGTTCGTCGGGATCGTCACCACTTCGGTTCCCTACTTCGTCGCCGCGTTCCTGTTGATTCTCTGGGTCGGCTACAGCGACGCGCCGATCCTCGAGCTGTTCCCGCCGCGGGGACGACAACCGCCGCGGATCGATCCCGGCTTCACCGTCGCGTTCGTCTGGGGCGCGCTCAGGCACGCGGTCCTCCCGGCCCTCTCGTATATCATCACCGGCTACGGACTGCTCGCGCTCTCGATGCGTGGTAACAGCATCCAGACCCTCGGCGAGGACTACGTCAGGGTCGCCGAGCTTCGGGGCCTGTCGTCCCGACGGATCGCGCTCCGATACGTCGGGCGAAACGCGGTCCTCCCCCTCTACACCAGCCTGTTGCTCTCGATCGGGTTCATGCTGGGATCGTCGGTCGTCCTGGAACAGATCTTCCAGTACCACGGCGTCGGCTACTGGATGTACGAAGCGATCGACGCCACCGACGTCCCGCTCATGATGGGCACGTTCATCGTGATCACGGTGTGCGTCGTGATCGCGACGTTCGTCGCAGACATGACCTACAGCATGCTGGATCCGCGGATCAAATCGGGTGATCAAGGTGAAGCGTACTGA
- a CDS encoding TrmB family transcriptional regulator — MDTETLQRVLEDAGLTGQQAEAYLTLLELGSSPVVEIAHESSVSSSRIYEIVRSLEEEGFVETLDRDQLYARPREPVDVLNRLRHKSEMLADAAGEIEDRWERPDPQDSRISVLKRTETVLRSPGTRSRNRTSPSRWPPRRPSSRSCGRRSRPPPRTVR, encoded by the coding sequence ATGGACACGGAAACGCTCCAACGCGTGCTCGAGGACGCCGGATTGACCGGTCAGCAAGCCGAGGCGTACCTGACGCTCCTCGAGTTAGGATCATCACCAGTCGTCGAGATCGCTCACGAGTCGTCGGTCTCGTCCTCGCGGATTTACGAGATCGTTCGGTCGCTCGAGGAAGAGGGGTTCGTGGAGACGCTCGACCGGGACCAGTTGTACGCTCGGCCGCGCGAACCGGTCGACGTGCTCAATCGGCTGCGACACAAAAGCGAGATGCTCGCGGACGCCGCCGGCGAGATCGAAGATCGCTGGGAACGGCCGGATCCCCAGGACTCGCGAATCAGCGTCCTCAAGCGGACCGAAACGGTCCTCCGGAGTCCGGGGACGCGATCGCGGAATCGAACGTCTCCGTCGCGCTGGCCGCCACGCCGGCCCAGCTCGAGGAGTTGCGGCCGTCGATCGAGACCGCCGCCGCGAACGGTGCGTTAA
- a CDS encoding glycoside hydrolase family 3 N-terminal domain-containing protein: MAAPERPPESEDCAVPDLETMTLAEKAGQLVGAFVGSMGDVELSVDDAAALVRDEHVGSIAAFGIGVSRYHDPERVAEIANRLQRVAIEETSHGIPLLLPVDAVHGHAYVDGATVFPHGLGIAATRNPAIAQRAGEITAAEMRATGATLNYGPTCDVVRDPRWGRTFETYGESPLLCGAFAGATVRGLESEDRGPRVAATAKHFPAYGDPAGGEDAAAVDRSASTIHQLFVPPFVEAIDAGASVVMPCYNSIDGEPAHGSRRYLTDLLRERLGFEGAVASDWGGIDHLHEDHHVTASQRDSARTTIDAGLDLISIGRDEYAAHVRDLVESGELSEAAIDAAVSRILELKDSLGLFDDPYVDVETVRTTVGSSAHRTAALRAARESQTLLENDGVLPLSEGVDSILVAGPNAASLRNQYGGWSVQEPDPASGTTVLDGIMDRTGDGTTVRYERGATLRERRDLETVDDAAADADVAVVAVGEGWYYHEFGPNGLVGPTGEFPTRSQLDLPEAQRELLEAVHETGTPLVVVAIAGRPLSLSWCAENADALLYSYYPGSEGGEAIADVLFGDYNPSGRLPVSVPRSVADVPTTFNHFAHPTPIGADEHPDTYDPLYEFGHGESYTEFACSDLSVSEPRIGPAESVTASITVENVGDRAGDRAVDFFLRDEVSSRVRPVCEHVGFTRVGLKPGESTTAEVTIPNDALAVTDSCGRSTVEPGTFELSCEGRSTTVTVEPGTERR; encoded by the coding sequence ATGGCCGCTCCAGAGCGACCTCCAGAGAGCGAGGACTGTGCAGTACCTGATCTCGAGACCATGACGCTGGCCGAGAAGGCCGGGCAACTCGTCGGTGCGTTCGTCGGATCGATGGGAGACGTCGAACTGAGCGTCGACGACGCGGCGGCGCTCGTCCGAGACGAACACGTCGGGTCGATCGCGGCGTTCGGGATCGGCGTCTCTCGGTATCACGATCCCGAACGGGTCGCCGAGATCGCCAACCGGCTCCAGCGGGTCGCGATCGAAGAGACGAGCCACGGGATCCCACTGTTGCTTCCCGTCGACGCGGTGCACGGCCACGCGTACGTCGACGGGGCGACGGTGTTTCCCCACGGACTGGGGATCGCCGCCACCCGGAACCCCGCGATCGCGCAGCGGGCCGGCGAGATCACGGCCGCGGAGATGCGGGCGACCGGCGCGACCCTGAACTACGGCCCGACCTGTGACGTCGTTCGCGACCCGCGCTGGGGCCGGACCTTCGAGACCTACGGTGAAAGCCCGCTACTGTGCGGGGCGTTCGCGGGAGCGACCGTTCGCGGGCTCGAGTCCGAGGACCGCGGGCCGCGGGTCGCCGCGACGGCGAAACACTTCCCCGCGTACGGCGACCCTGCTGGCGGCGAGGACGCTGCAGCCGTGGACCGTTCCGCGAGCACGATCCACCAGCTGTTCGTGCCGCCGTTCGTCGAAGCGATCGACGCCGGCGCGTCGGTGGTGATGCCCTGTTACAACTCCATCGACGGGGAGCCGGCCCACGGCTCCCGGCGCTACCTCACCGACCTCCTGCGCGAGCGGCTCGGCTTCGAGGGGGCGGTCGCCTCGGACTGGGGCGGAATCGATCACCTCCACGAGGATCACCACGTGACCGCCTCGCAGCGCGATTCCGCACGGACGACGATCGACGCAGGGCTCGACCTGATCTCGATCGGTCGCGACGAGTACGCGGCCCACGTTCGGGACCTCGTCGAGTCGGGCGAGCTCTCGGAGGCCGCGATCGACGCCGCAGTCTCCCGAATCCTCGAGCTCAAAGATTCGCTCGGCCTCTTCGACGATCCCTACGTCGACGTCGAGACGGTCCGGACCACGGTGGGCTCGTCGGCCCACCGAACGGCCGCGCTGCGAGCGGCCCGCGAGTCCCAGACCCTCCTCGAGAACGACGGGGTGCTCCCGCTGTCCGAGGGAGTCGACTCGATCCTCGTCGCGGGGCCGAACGCGGCGTCGCTTCGGAACCAGTACGGCGGGTGGAGCGTCCAGGAGCCGGATCCGGCCTCCGGAACGACCGTACTCGATGGGATCATGGATCGGACTGGCGACGGGACGACGGTCCGGTACGAGCGAGGGGCCACCCTCCGGGAGCGACGGGATCTCGAGACGGTCGATGACGCGGCGGCGGACGCGGACGTGGCGGTCGTCGCCGTCGGCGAGGGGTGGTACTACCACGAGTTCGGACCGAACGGTCTCGTCGGACCGACCGGTGAGTTCCCGACCCGATCGCAGCTCGACTTGCCCGAGGCCCAGCGGGAGCTGCTCGAGGCGGTCCACGAGACCGGGACGCCGCTCGTGGTCGTCGCGATCGCGGGCCGACCGCTGTCGCTGTCCTGGTGCGCCGAGAACGCCGATGCGCTGTTGTACTCGTACTACCCGGGAAGCGAAGGCGGAGAGGCCATCGCGGACGTCCTCTTCGGCGATTACAACCCGTCGGGTCGACTACCCGTCAGCGTCCCGCGCTCCGTGGCCGACGTGCCGACGACGTTCAACCACTTCGCGCATCCGACGCCGATCGGTGCCGACGAACACCCCGACACGTACGACCCCCTCTACGAGTTCGGTCACGGCGAGAGCTACACCGAGTTCGCGTGTTCCGACCTCTCGGTCTCGGAGCCCCGGATCGGCCCCGCCGAATCGGTCACCGCCTCGATCACCGTCGAAAACGTCGGCGACCGAGCGGGCGATCGGGCGGTCGATTTCTTCCTGCGAGACGAGGTGAGCTCGCGCGTTCGGCCGGTCTGCGAACACGTCGGGTTCACGCGGGTCGGCCTCAAGCCGGGCGAGTCGACGACTGCCGAGGTGACGATACCGAACGACGCACTCGCCGTGACCGATTCCTGCGGACGGTCGACGGTCGAGCCGGGAACGTTCGAACTCTCCTGTGAGGGACGGTCGACGACTGTCACGGTCGAGCCAGGGACCGAGCGGCGCTGA